The following proteins are encoded in a genomic region of Candidatus Methylospira mobilis:
- a CDS encoding DUF1993 domain-containing protein, which translates to MPSTFYQASIPVFIRTLNNLSAFFEKGLAHAESAKFDVDVLLNARLYPDMHPFSRQIKIATDTASGVAARLAGLEPPVLGHEDVTVAALKARLADAVAFLETINADQLAGGEERSIEVTRRDNTATWLGRDYLFNYGLPNFYFHVTTAYAILRHNGVPIGKRDFLGS; encoded by the coding sequence ATGCCATCAACTTTTTACCAGGCATCAATCCCTGTCTTTATCCGTACGCTCAACAACCTGAGTGCATTTTTCGAAAAAGGCCTCGCTCACGCCGAAAGCGCAAAGTTCGATGTCGATGTATTGCTGAACGCACGCCTGTATCCCGATATGCATCCGTTTTCGCGGCAGATAAAAATCGCGACCGACACCGCTAGCGGGGTTGCCGCCCGTCTGGCAGGACTGGAACCGCCGGTGCTGGGGCATGAAGACGTGACCGTGGCGGCCTTGAAGGCGCGCCTCGCGGATGCCGTGGCCTTTCTGGAAACGATCAATGCCGATCAATTGGCCGGCGGGGAAGAACGAAGCATCGAAGTCACCCGGCGCGACAATACCGCGACCTGGCTGGGCCGCGATTATCTCTTCAATTACGGTCTGCCCAATTTCTATTTCCACGTTACTACAGCCTACGCCATTTTGCGCCACAACGGCGTGCCCATCGGCAAGCGCGACTTTTTGGGCAGTTGA
- a CDS encoding class II aldolase/adducin family protein, which translates to MSIDAKLVEIVSYIDNAKEEAINAFRFLKETGTLSATYTFNIVHRIPGYDLLLSINFPRPWEKDNGGASIKLSSFSERSELVLHEARLDADTFVHVHTPYLAAWSLAHEDFPIRYVAAQRHLLTRVIPNHLDRTRSVIDIISERLDQHPDWAPPTGILESNGGANIWGKGINKTAQLILFIEEAARFQSLAEQIGGAKEYNPGTLDQQWQRTGLLEKAKETGYVQ; encoded by the coding sequence ATGTCCATAGACGCTAAACTCGTCGAAATTGTCTCTTACATCGACAACGCCAAGGAGGAAGCCATCAACGCCTTTCGCTTCCTCAAGGAAACCGGCACGCTGTCGGCTACCTATACGTTCAATATCGTGCATCGCATTCCAGGATACGACCTGTTGCTGTCCATCAACTTCCCGAGGCCTTGGGAGAAAGATAACGGCGGCGCCAGCATCAAGCTTTCCAGCTTTTCCGAACGCAGCGAACTGGTGCTGCATGAAGCACGCCTTGATGCAGACACCTTCGTTCACGTCCATACGCCATACCTGGCGGCATGGTCGCTGGCTCACGAGGATTTCCCTATTCGCTACGTGGCGGCGCAACGCCATTTACTGACCCGCGTGATTCCAAACCACCTCGACCGTACCCGCAGCGTGATAGATATCATCAGCGAACGCCTCGATCAACACCCCGACTGGGCTCCTCCGACCGGCATACTGGAATCCAACGGCGGCGCGAATATCTGGGGCAAAGGCATCAACAAAACCGCCCAGCTGATTCTCTTCATCGAAGAAGCCGCGCGCTTCCAGTCGCTGGCAGAGCAAATCGGCGGCGCCAAAGAGTACAACCCAGGCACGCTGGATCAGCAGTGGCAACGTACCGGTTTGCTGGAAAAAGCCAAGGAAACCGGCTACGTGCAATAA
- a CDS encoding LLM class flavin-dependent oxidoreductase, translated as MSNNSRKLVLNAFFQRFGHHPAGWLHPGSTDNGRPNLEWYIRAAKLAEAAKFHAFFLADFIGQSGEITANTGKSPNNYQFEPFTLQSVIASHTKHIGLVVTLNTNFNYPYNVARLFTSLDHISGGRAAWNVVAQWPEHTAENFGLQQNPPPHPERYIRAEEFLNVTKALWDTWDDDAFDHPNREARQFYDPAASHPLDFHGKYYASKGVLDFPRPIQGYPVIVQAGNSEEGREFAAKIAELQYCSAQSLDIAKAYYADVKRRLAKYGREEDDLRLTPGLSVVVAETDQEAQDRFGELQLQVDVGNVHFGGFDLSSYDVDGPLPDLPYQESENGKGRFRQQLELARRENLSIRELVLRFRVSRGHLQAIGSVKTVADIIEQWFVERAADGFNVVPPLLPSGFEDFTRLVVPELQRRGIFQTEYTGTTLREVLGFKRPANPNSGVSKSASIACAALTTDQAEAELLRATSSA; from the coding sequence GTGAGCAATAATTCCCGCAAATTGGTTCTTAATGCATTTTTCCAGCGCTTTGGCCATCATCCGGCAGGATGGTTGCATCCAGGCTCCACCGACAACGGGCGTCCCAATCTGGAATGGTATATCCGCGCCGCCAAGCTTGCCGAGGCCGCCAAATTCCACGCTTTTTTCCTGGCCGACTTTATCGGCCAGTCGGGCGAAATTACCGCCAACACCGGGAAGAGCCCCAACAACTACCAGTTCGAACCCTTCACCCTGCAATCGGTGATTGCGTCGCACACAAAGCACATCGGTCTGGTGGTCACGCTGAACACCAATTTCAATTATCCGTACAACGTCGCCCGTCTGTTCACGTCTCTGGATCATATCAGCGGCGGACGCGCGGCCTGGAACGTGGTTGCTCAATGGCCCGAGCATACGGCTGAAAACTTCGGCCTGCAGCAGAACCCTCCACCGCACCCGGAGCGTTATATTCGTGCCGAAGAGTTTCTGAATGTGACCAAGGCGCTGTGGGACACATGGGACGACGATGCATTCGACCATCCTAACCGCGAGGCCCGGCAGTTCTATGACCCGGCTGCGTCCCATCCGCTGGACTTCCATGGAAAGTATTACGCATCCAAAGGCGTGCTCGACTTTCCGCGTCCGATACAGGGCTACCCGGTCATCGTACAGGCCGGGAATTCCGAGGAAGGACGCGAATTTGCCGCCAAAATCGCCGAATTGCAATATTGCTCGGCCCAGTCGCTGGATATTGCCAAAGCCTATTATGCCGATGTGAAGCGGCGTCTGGCTAAATACGGCCGCGAAGAAGACGACTTGCGCCTGACCCCTGGACTTTCGGTCGTGGTTGCGGAGACCGACCAGGAGGCCCAGGACCGGTTCGGCGAGCTGCAGCTTCAGGTCGATGTCGGCAACGTGCATTTCGGCGGCTTCGATTTGTCTTCGTACGACGTGGACGGACCGTTGCCCGATCTGCCTTACCAGGAAAGCGAAAACGGCAAGGGCCGCTTCCGCCAGCAACTGGAACTGGCCCGGCGCGAGAATCTTTCCATCCGCGAACTGGTGCTGCGTTTCCGCGTATCGCGCGGTCATTTACAGGCCATCGGCTCGGTCAAAACCGTGGCCGACATTATCGAACAATGGTTTGTCGAACGCGCGGCGGACGGCTTCAATGTCGTCCCGCCGCTGTTGCCCAGCGGATTCGAAGACTTCACGAGGCTGGTGGTGCCCGAATTGCAACGCCGCGGCATTTTCCAGACCGAGTACACCGGAACGACTCTGCGCGAAGTCCTGGGATTCAAGCGTCCGGCCAATCCCAATAGCGGTGTGTCGAAAAGCGCATCGATCGCCTGCGCGGCGCTCACGACGGATCAAGCGGAAGCCGAGTTGCTGCGCGCCACGTCCTCGGCCTGA
- a CDS encoding NUDIX hydrolase, with product MSDITFSLNGFRVNMRAGAIVRRGDRILLCRMTDENWWFLPGGRIKTNESSLMAIKRELCEEIGDSFHVLRPAVCSENFFEHDGQYFHEVCIYYEVQWLEDENIKQQENADEVFNWVARKDVPGINLKPAFIKGRIVDPSPSMELVIDRDGEQGAGADDVKAVVGLWR from the coding sequence ATGAGTGATATTACGTTCAGTTTAAACGGATTTAGGGTAAACATGCGCGCCGGCGCCATAGTGCGCCGGGGCGACAGGATTCTTTTGTGCCGTATGACAGACGAAAACTGGTGGTTTTTACCCGGAGGAAGAATCAAGACCAACGAAAGCTCGCTTATGGCGATCAAGCGTGAATTATGCGAAGAAATCGGAGACAGCTTCCACGTTTTGCGTCCGGCGGTCTGTTCCGAGAACTTTTTCGAACACGACGGTCAGTATTTTCACGAAGTTTGTATCTACTATGAAGTTCAATGGCTTGAGGATGAAAATATTAAACAACAAGAAAATGCTGATGAGGTGTTCAATTGGGTAGCCAGAAAAGACGTACCTGGGATTAACCTTAAGCCCGCGTTCATTAAAGGGCGCATAGTCGATCCAAGTCCGAGCATGGAATTGGTAATTGATCGGGATGGCGAACAAGGTGCTGGAGCGGATGACGTAAAAGCCGTCGTTGGACTTTGGCGTTAA
- a CDS encoding NUDIX hydrolase, producing the protein MEKRTVEKVVAYVVAEGRLLVFIHPLHPEAGLQVPAGTIERNEAPEAAVLRELCEETGLSIFARPEYLGAGLYDMSPFGRAELHQRHFFRVPLLQGAPERWRHLEASGGIAAPEVFEFSWVPITAIPPLAAGQGAFLHAIAILA; encoded by the coding sequence ATGGAGAAACGTACTGTCGAGAAGGTGGTTGCCTATGTCGTGGCGGAGGGTCGGCTGCTGGTGTTCATTCACCCGCTGCATCCCGAGGCTGGACTTCAGGTTCCCGCCGGAACCATTGAACGGAACGAGGCACCGGAAGCTGCCGTGTTGCGCGAGCTGTGCGAGGAAACGGGTTTGAGTATTTTCGCAAGACCCGAGTATCTCGGCGCCGGGCTGTACGATATGTCTCCGTTTGGCCGTGCCGAACTTCATCAGCGCCATTTCTTCCGGGTTCCGCTGCTGCAGGGCGCACCGGAACGTTGGCGGCATCTCGAAGCCTCCGGCGGAATCGCCGCACCGGAGGTGTTCGAATTCTCGTGGGTACCAATAACGGCAATCCCACCGCTTGCTGCCGGTCAAGGGGCGTTTCTTCATGCGATTGCTATATTGGCGTAA
- a CDS encoding dienelactone hydrolase family protein, translating to MTDLTLSGETPGILPDFPIDRRGFIAGVLSAGFALAVRSSPASETLIHTGSEGLASGEIEIETANGKIPAYRSAPAGSGTFPVILVAHEIFGVHEHIRDITRRLARLGYLAIAPELFHRQGDVSRLKNIDEIRGQVLSRLPDEQVLSDLDAAVVWADEHGGDPGRLGITGFCWGGRITWLYAAHQPRLKAGVAWYGRLVGEHTALTPRYPIDVAGELKAPVLGLYGGQDQGIPLDTVKQLRAALKTAGSASEIQVYPDAPHAFYADYRPSYHKASAEDGWQRLQAWFKAHGL from the coding sequence ATGACAGACTTGACTTTATCCGGCGAGACGCCGGGGATACTTCCCGATTTTCCGATCGACCGCCGCGGTTTTATCGCCGGTGTGCTGAGCGCCGGTTTTGCGCTGGCGGTAAGATCCTCCCCGGCCTCCGAGACCTTGATCCATACCGGTAGCGAAGGCTTGGCGAGCGGCGAAATCGAAATAGAAACCGCGAACGGAAAAATTCCGGCTTATCGTTCCGCGCCGGCCGGAAGCGGCACGTTCCCGGTGATATTGGTGGCGCATGAAATTTTCGGCGTGCATGAGCATATCAGGGATATTACCCGGCGGCTGGCCAGACTGGGCTATCTCGCCATCGCGCCGGAACTGTTTCACCGGCAGGGAGATGTTTCCAGGCTGAAGAACATCGACGAAATCAGGGGGCAGGTTTTATCCCGGCTGCCCGACGAACAGGTGTTGTCCGATCTCGATGCTGCGGTGGTCTGGGCGGATGAACATGGCGGCGATCCTGGCCGGCTTGGCATTACCGGATTTTGCTGGGGTGGGCGTATCACCTGGCTCTATGCCGCGCACCAACCCAGGCTCAAGGCCGGCGTGGCCTGGTATGGGCGTCTGGTAGGCGAGCATACCGCGCTGACGCCCAGGTATCCGATTGATGTTGCCGGAGAGCTGAAAGCGCCGGTACTGGGTTTGTACGGAGGACAGGATCAGGGCATTCCGCTGGATACGGTGAAACAGTTGCGCGCGGCGCTGAAAACGGCGGGCAGCGCTTCGGAAATTCAGGTCTATCCCGACGCCCCGCATGCGTTTTATGCCGACTACCGTCCCAGCTATCACAAAGCAAGCGCCGAGGACGGCTGGCAGCGATTACAGGCGTGGTTCAAGGCGCATGGGTTATAG
- a CDS encoding DinB family protein, with the protein MADYNKWMNAKLYEAAGNLPGTALAENRKAFFGSILGTLNHLVVADTIWLKRFANHPAKHTALEPVIFTPSPKSLDQIMFADFSSLSQHRKWLDNIITEWSHELAESDLDHVLHYANTKGIAANKRFFSLLMHFFNHQTHHRGQITALFSQAGVDVGATDLLNLIPDESGA; encoded by the coding sequence ATGGCAGATTACAACAAGTGGATGAACGCCAAATTATACGAGGCGGCCGGCAATTTGCCCGGAACAGCGCTTGCAGAAAACAGGAAGGCCTTCTTTGGCTCCATACTCGGGACGCTGAACCACTTGGTAGTAGCGGACACTATTTGGCTCAAGCGCTTTGCAAACCATCCGGCCAAACATACGGCGCTCGAACCGGTAATCTTTACTCCAAGCCCGAAAAGCCTCGACCAGATCATGTTCGCCGACTTCTCTAGCCTCTCGCAACATCGGAAGTGGCTCGATAACATCATAACCGAGTGGTCGCATGAGCTTGCGGAATCCGATCTGGATCATGTATTACACTACGCCAACACCAAAGGCATCGCTGCCAACAAGCGTTTTTTCAGCTTGCTCATGCATTTTTTCAATCATCAGACGCATCATCGAGGACAAATTACCGCTTTGTTTTCACAAGCAGGCGTTGATGTAGGAGCCACGGATTTGCTGAATTTAATCCCGGATGAATCTGGAGCTTAG
- a CDS encoding nucleotidyltransferase family protein, translating into MSSISEIAKVLCWHPVAPLLSLEEAVASWPEYATSVDLTLEADNSIKIIAPRGLKDLFAMVVRRNASASARTVNALRKNATLNTGRRLKSCQVDSVN; encoded by the coding sequence GTGAGCTCGATATCCGAAATAGCGAAAGTTCTTTGTTGGCATCCGGTAGCGCCGCTGTTGTCGCTTGAAGAGGCGGTTGCTTCCTGGCCCGAATATGCAACATCGGTCGACCTCACACTGGAAGCGGACAATTCGATCAAAATCATCGCGCCTCGCGGATTGAAGGACCTGTTCGCCATGGTAGTTCGACGCAACGCGTCAGCGTCGGCACGTACCGTCAACGCATTGCGCAAAAATGCTACACTGAACACTGGCCGAAGGTTAAAATCCTGCCAAGTTGATTCTGTCAACTAG
- the fosX gene encoding FosX/FosE/FosI family fosfomycin resistance hydrolase: MQVKGISHITLIVRDVEHMAKFLCEGLGAEAVYDSAGSNFSFSREKFFVLGGVWLAAMQGQPTERSYRHTAFEVDEAELPLFEARLRALGVEIQASRPRVDDEGLSLYFYDFDNNLFELHAGTLEQRLKRYAK, translated from the coding sequence ATGCAGGTTAAAGGCATCAGCCACATCACGCTTATCGTACGCGACGTGGAACACATGGCGAAATTTTTATGCGAAGGGCTTGGCGCCGAAGCAGTCTACGATAGTGCAGGGAGTAATTTTTCCTTTTCGCGTGAAAAGTTCTTTGTGCTGGGCGGCGTCTGGTTAGCGGCAATGCAAGGGCAACCGACAGAGCGATCATACCGTCATACGGCATTCGAAGTCGATGAGGCGGAATTGCCGCTATTCGAAGCAAGACTGCGGGCGTTGGGCGTCGAGATACAAGCGTCGCGCCCCAGAGTGGACGACGAAGGTCTGTCTCTGTATTTTTATGACTTCGACAACAACTTATTCGAACTGCATGCCGGCACGCTCGAACAACGGCTTAAACGCTACGCGAAGTGA
- a CDS encoding cytochrome B6: protein MSVWSRIHWFPVALSAMAVVGFSLTAMAADESLPALIKRLQDEKPKFAQRQQALLAERYDLADRPAKGTFMSRGKPVQDGVRVKLPEGVTWEKLAALTPDEIKEKRLWPAGFLPLPHPHHEAGGMVFPKFLIEETRKQTERDLTRFDLDFDLPDHFLPEFPAPIYLTTRPDLGDVSQGKLVTLGNFNELFKDILNPKQLEGLRLLVTPFPQQQFNATEDRRSLKPHLGAACFDCHANGHTNASTHTVGDIRPNEHRHRIDTPSLRGVNIQRLFGSQRALKTVEDFTEFEQRAAYFDGIPADAARKGTNILERGSQVHFMAEFQALLDFPPAPKLNVFGKLNLAQAGESEIRGQEIFFGKGQCAACHTPPYYTDNLMHNLKTERFFKEVMINGRKASADGPIKTFPLRGIKDSPPYLHDDRLLTLEDTVEFFNLVLELKLNTQEKKDLVAFLLVL, encoded by the coding sequence ATGTCAGTTTGGTCTCGAATACACTGGTTCCCGGTCGCATTATCCGCTATGGCGGTTGTCGGTTTCTCGCTGACAGCTATGGCCGCCGATGAAAGCCTCCCTGCGCTGATAAAGCGCCTTCAAGACGAGAAACCGAAGTTTGCGCAGCGTCAGCAAGCCTTGCTTGCGGAACGCTACGACCTTGCCGACCGTCCGGCCAAGGGAACTTTCATGTCGCGTGGCAAGCCGGTGCAGGATGGCGTGCGCGTCAAGTTGCCGGAGGGCGTAACCTGGGAGAAACTCGCCGCCTTGACGCCGGACGAAATCAAGGAAAAGCGGCTTTGGCCGGCCGGATTTCTGCCGTTGCCGCATCCTCACCACGAAGCAGGGGGCATGGTGTTCCCCAAATTCCTGATAGAAGAAACCAGGAAGCAGACCGAGCGGGACCTGACGCGCTTCGATCTCGACTTCGACTTGCCGGACCATTTCCTTCCCGAGTTCCCGGCGCCGATTTATCTGACGACAAGACCGGATCTGGGCGACGTCTCGCAAGGCAAACTGGTGACGCTCGGCAACTTCAACGAATTGTTCAAAGACATTCTCAATCCCAAGCAGCTCGAAGGACTGCGCTTGCTGGTTACACCATTTCCTCAGCAGCAGTTCAACGCCACCGAAGACCGCCGCAGCCTGAAACCCCATCTGGGCGCAGCATGCTTCGACTGCCACGCCAACGGCCATACCAATGCTTCCACGCATACGGTCGGCGACATCCGGCCCAATGAACATCGCCACAGAATCGATACGCCATCACTGAGAGGCGTGAACATTCAGCGTCTGTTCGGTTCGCAACGAGCCCTGAAAACCGTGGAGGACTTTACCGAGTTCGAGCAACGGGCCGCCTACTTCGACGGTATTCCGGCCGACGCGGCGCGTAAAGGCACCAACATACTCGAACGCGGCAGCCAGGTGCATTTCATGGCGGAGTTTCAGGCTCTGCTCGACTTCCCGCCCGCACCCAAGCTTAACGTTTTCGGCAAACTCAACCTCGCCCAGGCCGGAGAGAGCGAGATACGCGGCCAGGAAATCTTTTTTGGCAAGGGCCAGTGCGCGGCTTGCCACACCCCGCCGTACTATACCGACAACCTGATGCATAACCTGAAGACGGAGCGGTTTTTCAAGGAAGTCATGATTAACGGCCGCAAGGCTTCGGCCGATGGCCCGATCAAAACCTTCCCGCTACGCGGCATCAAGGACTCGCCGCCCTATCTGCACGACGACCGTTTGTTGACGCTGGAAGACACCGTCGAGTTCTTCAACCTGGTATTGGAATTGAAGCTGAACACCCAGGAAAAGAAGGATCTTGTGGCTTTTCTACTCGTGCTGTAG
- a CDS encoding sigma-54 interaction domain-containing protein, with the protein MEPTLPDNQTETLHQDQHAPVLTFPEPRSMTLSIRASALVFEDPSSRQLLDHVERIAPSDATVLIIGETGTGKELIARHIHALSARHNKPFGALNCAALTESLIESELFGHEKGAFTGAVGAKDGWFETSNGGTLFLDEVGDLPLGMQAKLLRVLQEREVVRVGARRATPIDVRVIAATNVNLEEAVEAGRFRADLYYRFNVANVQLIPLRERPGDILPLTRHFMGIYGKRLGYTEARLAPEAERTLLDYDWPGNIRELENAIHRALLICPGDVLRSSDFKLSGLKPQISTPASSTLSTISTSSLENAVKALCEQSPPKLFELIEETIIRTAFDYCEQNQVQTARLLDISRNVLRHRLTIYGMLLGKQQIKPQEPAINLYTQHTGFSARNSEEGYCEHY; encoded by the coding sequence ATGGAACCCACTCTCCCGGACAACCAGACAGAAACACTCCATCAGGACCAGCATGCGCCCGTGCTGACTTTCCCGGAACCGCGATCGATGACGCTTTCCATCCGCGCCAGCGCATTGGTGTTCGAAGACCCGTCTTCGCGTCAATTACTGGATCATGTCGAACGGATTGCGCCCAGCGATGCGACTGTCCTTATCATCGGTGAAACAGGCACAGGCAAGGAACTGATTGCACGACACATACATGCCCTCAGTGCGCGTCACAACAAACCATTCGGCGCATTGAACTGCGCGGCATTAACTGAATCGCTTATCGAAAGCGAACTGTTCGGCCATGAAAAAGGCGCTTTTACCGGCGCGGTAGGCGCCAAGGACGGTTGGTTCGAAACTTCCAATGGAGGCACGCTGTTTCTTGATGAGGTAGGTGATCTCCCCTTGGGCATGCAGGCCAAATTGCTGCGCGTACTGCAGGAGCGGGAGGTGGTGCGCGTCGGTGCAAGGCGCGCTACGCCCATAGACGTGCGCGTCATCGCCGCAACCAATGTAAACCTGGAAGAAGCGGTGGAGGCCGGACGTTTCCGCGCCGATTTATATTATCGATTCAATGTCGCGAACGTACAATTAATTCCATTGCGGGAACGTCCCGGCGATATTCTGCCTTTGACGCGTCACTTTATGGGGATTTACGGTAAACGCCTGGGCTACACCGAAGCGCGTCTGGCGCCTGAAGCCGAACGCACGCTATTGGATTACGATTGGCCGGGCAATATCAGGGAACTGGAAAACGCCATCCACAGAGCGCTGCTCATATGCCCCGGCGACGTATTGCGATCGAGCGACTTCAAGCTATCCGGATTAAAACCGCAAATATCCACCCCGGCAAGTTCCACATTATCGACAATATCCACATCATCACTGGAAAATGCGGTGAAAGCGCTGTGCGAACAATCGCCGCCCAAACTGTTCGAACTCATAGAGGAAACCATAATCCGCACGGCCTTCGACTATTGTGAGCAAAACCAGGTTCAAACCGCGCGCCTGCTGGACATCAGCCGTAATGTACTACGGCACCGGCTTACCATATACGGTATGTTGCTGGGCAAACAACAAATCAAGCCGCAAGAACCGGCCATAAACCTGTATACGCAACACACCGGCTTTTCAGCCCGAAACTCCGAGGAAGGTTATTGCGAGCATTACTAA
- a CDS encoding cytochrome b — translation MTIQDIKYPVSLRAVHWLMTAGFGLLFVTGPVMVDLAKDDPLRAILMNLHKSIGVLVLVFVGLRLFIRLRASVLPELPAEFEQWERELAHYAHRFLYVLMLVVPLSGWAVSDLHGRPVKLFGLVLPKLFPTIEGIGATPGFVHTVIAYAALAVIALHLAGILKHRYLDRQCVLKRMI, via the coding sequence ATGACTATTCAAGACATCAAATACCCGGTTTCCCTGCGCGCAGTGCATTGGCTCATGACCGCAGGATTCGGTCTGCTTTTCGTCACCGGCCCGGTTATGGTGGATTTGGCCAAGGACGATCCGCTTCGCGCAATACTGATGAATCTGCACAAGTCGATAGGTGTGCTGGTATTGGTGTTTGTGGGGTTACGCCTTTTTATTCGCCTGCGCGCATCGGTATTGCCGGAATTACCAGCCGAGTTCGAGCAATGGGAGCGCGAACTGGCACATTACGCACATCGGTTTTTATACGTCCTCATGCTGGTTGTGCCGTTGAGCGGCTGGGCTGTTTCCGATCTGCATGGCCGCCCTGTCAAACTGTTCGGTCTGGTTTTGCCCAAGTTGTTTCCGACCATTGAAGGCATAGGCGCTACGCCGGGATTTGTGCACACGGTGATAGCCTATGCTGCGCTGGCGGTGATTGCGTTACATCTTGCCGGCATATTGAAGCATCGCTACCTGGATCGGCAGTGCGTGCTGAAGCGGATGATTTAG